The proteins below are encoded in one region of Fibrella aestuarina BUZ 2:
- a CDS encoding thymidine kinase, protein MFIEPSRHREPPHLRTGWIEVIAGSMFSGKTEELIRRLNRARIAKLNVGIFKPSLDTRYDVNDIVSHNASAIASTPVPQAADILPLATECDVVGIDEAQFFDPNVVHVCHQLADQGKRVIVAGLDMDFSGKPFGCIPQLMAIAEFVTKVHAICVVCGDVAHYSYRLVPSQERVLLGETDSYEARCRRCFNLGTEAVHREWVYE, encoded by the coding sequence ATGTTCATTGAACCCTCGCGCCACCGGGAGCCGCCTCACCTTCGCACCGGATGGATCGAAGTCATTGCCGGATCGATGTTTTCGGGCAAAACCGAAGAACTCATCCGCCGACTCAACCGGGCGCGCATTGCCAAGCTCAACGTTGGTATTTTCAAACCCAGTCTCGACACGCGCTACGACGTCAACGACATTGTGTCGCACAATGCCTCGGCCATCGCCTCGACGCCCGTGCCACAAGCCGCCGATATCCTCCCCCTCGCTACCGAATGCGACGTGGTCGGCATCGACGAAGCGCAGTTTTTCGATCCGAACGTCGTGCACGTCTGCCATCAGCTGGCCGATCAGGGCAAACGGGTCATCGTGGCGGGTCTCGACATGGACTTTTCGGGCAAACCGTTTGGCTGCATTCCCCAGTTGATGGCCATCGCTGAGTTTGTGACCAAAGTTCATGCCATCTGCGTGGTCTGCGGCGACGTAGCCCATTATTCCTATCGGCTTGTGCCTTCGCAGGAGCGCGTGTTGCTTGGCGAAACCGACAGCTACGAAGCCCGTTGCCGCCGCTGCTTCAACCTCGGCACCGAAGCCGTCCACCGGGAATGGGTGTATGAATGA
- a CDS encoding VOC family protein encodes MKQRMLWVWLLGLFLFSATTTRAQASLQGFSHIVLPIRELGVSLPFYRNVLGLTGVAVPGALSGSQAWFDIGGGQQLRLVERRTDVSSLRTSGVHVALQVGSLRQTEQQLKQRSAAVARQAGASGQPVLQLTDPDGYLIELYEGRANKQGFIQSAGKWFWKSITSVD; translated from the coding sequence ATGAAACAACGAATGCTATGGGTTTGGCTATTGGGTTTATTCCTTTTTTCGGCCACCACCACCCGGGCGCAGGCCAGTCTTCAGGGCTTTAGCCATATCGTGTTGCCCATTCGCGAACTTGGTGTGAGTCTGCCTTTTTACAGAAATGTGCTGGGGCTAACGGGTGTGGCCGTGCCGGGAGCGCTCTCGGGCAGTCAGGCCTGGTTTGATATTGGCGGCGGGCAGCAACTCCGGCTGGTCGAGCGCCGAACCGACGTGAGCAGCCTGCGCACGAGTGGCGTACACGTGGCGTTGCAGGTCGGCTCGTTGCGGCAGACCGAACAACAACTTAAACAGCGAAGCGCCGCCGTAGCCCGCCAAGCTGGCGCATCGGGGCAGCCCGTGCTCCAGTTGACCGACCCCGATGGCTACCTGATCGAGCTCTACGAAGGCCGGGCCAACAAACAGGGCTTTATTCAGTCGGCGGGCAAATGGTTCTGGAAATCAATCACTTCCGTCGATTAA
- a CDS encoding DUF6970 domain-containing protein, whose protein sequence is MSRLFVYLVLIALAGLSCKNEHVLANVPACIRQRIQQLEAAPVRNPPGSVYRYTYKGKSVYYLPPDCCDQFSELIDETCTALCAPDGGLGGSGDGRCPDFWTEATNRELIWQDPRK, encoded by the coding sequence ATGAGCCGGTTGTTCGTGTATCTAGTTCTCATTGCCTTGGCCGGGCTGTCGTGTAAAAACGAGCACGTCCTTGCCAACGTACCGGCGTGCATACGGCAGCGCATTCAACAACTGGAGGCCGCGCCCGTCCGCAACCCGCCGGGAAGCGTTTACCGTTACACCTACAAAGGCAAGTCGGTCTATTACCTTCCGCCTGACTGTTGCGATCAGTTCAGCGAGTTGATCGACGAAACGTGCACCGCGCTCTGTGCGCCCGACGGAGGGCTGGGCGGCAGTGGCGATGGCCGTTGCCCTGATTTCTGGACCGAAGCAACCAACCGGGAATTGATCTGGCAAGACCCGCGCAAGTAG
- a CDS encoding cytochrome c oxidase subunit 3 produces MSRLTKRREPFRFMLWLGIGGSVLLFTVLLGIYIVRQTGPGWADVALPNVFILSTLVILLSSLTLHNATRAFQHEQFANYRINVATTLILGTLFILLQAWGWRQMVRAGVGLEGNPAGGFVYVLSGLHLLHILIGLIFLTIALVEALRRRAYVEAFVYSVNPPNQLKIKLLTLYWHFVDVLWIVLFVFLLFHHRVDWRLM; encoded by the coding sequence ATGAGTCGTCTGACAAAGCGGCGGGAGCCGTTTCGGTTTATGTTGTGGCTGGGTATTGGGGGCAGCGTTTTGCTGTTCACGGTACTGCTGGGAATTTACATTGTGCGGCAAACCGGGCCGGGTTGGGCCGACGTGGCGCTGCCGAATGTCTTCATCCTGAGCACGCTGGTTATCCTGCTCAGCAGCCTGACGCTCCACAACGCGACCCGCGCCTTCCAGCACGAGCAGTTCGCCAATTACCGCATCAACGTCGCCACGACGCTTATTCTGGGTACGTTGTTTATCCTGTTGCAGGCCTGGGGCTGGCGGCAGATGGTGAGGGCGGGGGTGGGCCTGGAAGGCAACCCGGCTGGTGGGTTCGTGTATGTATTGTCGGGGCTACACCTGCTCCATATCCTGATCGGCCTGATTTTCCTGACCATCGCGCTGGTGGAAGCCCTGCGCCGTCGGGCCTACGTGGAAGCGTTCGTCTACAGCGTCAACCCACCCAACCAGTTAAAAATCAAACTACTGACCCTCTACTGGCATTTCGTCGACGTGCTGTGGATCGTGCTGTTCGTCTTCCTGCTCTTCCACCACCGCGTCGACTGGCGGCTGATGTAG
- the miaA gene encoding tRNA (adenosine(37)-N6)-dimethylallyltransferase MiaA, with protein sequence MLVILGPTASGKTTLAVQMARQLNGEILSADSRQVYRGMDIGTGKDLAEYSVGGPAVPYHLIDIVDAGDDYNVFRYQRDFDAALADVLSRGKTPIVCGGSGLYIEAALRPETMLPIPPNDDLRAELAQLTDAQLLDLFRANPSPYTPLADTSTRKRLIRAIEIGTYLNAAGSPVSGPGNVPALRRDLPPYRVIGLNPPVPLRRERISRRLRDRLQHGLIDEVRQLLDAGIPPEKLIFYGLEYKFVTEYVLGTLPYDAMVGQLETAIHQFAKRQMTFFRKLERDGLLIEWRG encoded by the coding sequence ATGCTTGTGATTCTTGGTCCGACGGCTAGCGGGAAAACGACCCTGGCTGTGCAGATGGCCCGGCAACTCAACGGCGAGATCCTCAGCGCCGACTCGCGGCAGGTGTACCGGGGCATGGACATCGGTACGGGTAAAGACCTGGCCGAGTATAGCGTTGGCGGCCCGGCGGTTCCGTATCACCTCATCGACATTGTCGACGCGGGCGACGACTACAACGTGTTCCGGTATCAGCGCGATTTTGATGCGGCTCTGGCCGATGTGTTGAGTCGCGGCAAGACGCCCATCGTCTGCGGTGGGTCGGGCCTATACATCGAGGCGGCCCTGCGCCCCGAAACGATGCTGCCCATTCCGCCTAACGATGACCTGCGCGCCGAGCTTGCCCAACTCACCGACGCCCAGCTACTCGACCTGTTTCGGGCCAACCCGTCGCCCTATACGCCGCTGGCCGATACGAGCACGCGCAAACGCCTGATCCGGGCCATCGAGATCGGAACGTACCTGAACGCGGCCGGAAGCCCCGTCAGTGGCCCTGGCAACGTACCTGCGTTGCGCCGCGACCTGCCGCCCTACCGGGTGATTGGCCTCAACCCGCCCGTGCCCCTTCGTCGGGAGCGCATCAGCCGCCGCCTGCGCGACCGGCTGCAACACGGCCTGATCGACGAGGTGAGGCAACTGCTGGATGCTGGCATCCCACCCGAAAAACTGATTTTCTACGGCCTGGAATACAAATTCGTGACGGAATACGTGCTGGGTACGTTGCCCTACGACGCCATGGTTGGGCAGCTGGAAACGGCCATTCACCAGTTTGCCAAACGCCAGATGACCTTCTTCCGCAAACTGGAACGCGACGGCCTGCTGATTGAGTGGCGAGGGTAG
- a CDS encoding 4-(cytidine 5'-diphospho)-2-C-methyl-D-erythritol kinase: MLAFPACKINLGLQLTERRPDGFHNLLSVFYPVNWSDVLEIIPGQPGHSSVITDSVQFSTSGLPIPGDPDPGRNLCVRAYTLLRADFDLPPVQMQLHKVVPIGAGLGGGSADAAATINLLNSQFSLGLSVDRRETYARRLGSDCAFFVQNKPQYCVEKGDVFEPIDLDLAGYYIRLVYPNLAISTAEAYAGVTPRKPAVPLRTLIEAPIDQWRDTVHNDFEDSLFPKYPVLDQVKQQLYDDGALYASMSGSGSTIYGIFSSPPDKTDAFSGYTVWESKL, translated from the coding sequence ATGCTTGCCTTTCCGGCCTGTAAAATCAACCTGGGTCTTCAGCTCACCGAACGCCGCCCCGACGGGTTTCATAATCTGCTATCGGTATTTTACCCGGTCAACTGGTCCGATGTGCTCGAGATCATTCCGGGTCAGCCAGGGCATTCGTCGGTGATTACGGATTCGGTTCAGTTCAGTACGAGCGGCCTGCCCATCCCGGGCGATCCCGACCCGGGCCGGAACCTGTGCGTTCGCGCTTACACCCTGCTCCGGGCCGACTTCGACCTGCCGCCGGTTCAGATGCAGTTGCATAAGGTGGTGCCCATCGGCGCGGGGCTGGGTGGCGGTTCGGCCGATGCCGCTGCCACGATCAACCTGCTCAACAGCCAGTTTTCGCTGGGATTAAGCGTTGATCGACGCGAAACCTACGCTCGGCGACTGGGCAGCGACTGTGCTTTTTTCGTCCAGAATAAGCCGCAGTATTGTGTCGAGAAAGGCGATGTTTTCGAACCCATCGACCTCGATTTAGCGGGATATTACATCCGGCTGGTGTACCCTAATCTGGCCATCTCGACCGCCGAAGCCTATGCGGGCGTGACGCCGCGTAAGCCAGCCGTTCCGCTACGCACGCTCATTGAAGCGCCCATCGACCAATGGCGCGACACCGTTCACAACGACTTCGAGGATAGTCTCTTTCCGAAATACCCTGTTTTGGACCAGGTAAAACAGCAATTGTACGACGACGGAGCCCTTTACGCCAGCATGAGCGGCAGCGGCTCGACCATCTACGGCATTTTTTCGTCGCCCCCGGATAAAACCGACGCCTTTTCGGGTTATACAGTCTGGGAAAGCAAGCTTTAA
- a CDS encoding DNA polymerase III subunit, translating into MRFADIIGHDDTKQTLVRAVQTNHLAHALLFDGRTGSANLALALALATYVNCENRNGGDSLFGNTGPATDACGQCASCAKMARLVHPDLHMVFPVANLGKGKNTSESLLTEWRKFLIESPYRTLTEWLDATGGDNKQANISAEEARNILQKLSLKSYEGGYKIMLIWLPELMNVTSANALLKVLEEPPERTLFLLVTNQPDKLLITILSRTQRVAVGNFSDTEVATYLRQTLNFDETRARRVAYLVDGDLAEAMRMAQTKTDEGATNTQHTWFADWMRACYRQDLTYLVKQADEFDKLPKERQKGLFDYSLRLCRDLFLWQQGAEQLLRLPDDELNFVRNFGKVLRPDLIERMVGDINEAAYHLERNARAKMILLDMSLTFTRLIK; encoded by the coding sequence ATGCGTTTCGCTGACATTATAGGCCACGACGACACGAAACAGACGCTGGTGCGGGCGGTGCAGACCAACCACCTCGCCCACGCGCTGCTGTTCGACGGGCGCACGGGCAGCGCCAACCTCGCGCTGGCGCTGGCGTTGGCCACCTACGTCAACTGCGAGAACCGCAACGGGGGCGATTCGCTATTTGGCAACACGGGCCCGGCTACCGACGCCTGCGGGCAGTGCGCTTCCTGCGCCAAAATGGCCCGGCTCGTTCACCCCGATCTGCATATGGTGTTTCCAGTGGCCAACCTGGGCAAGGGCAAAAACACCAGCGAGAGCCTGCTCACCGAATGGCGTAAATTTCTGATCGAAAGCCCCTACCGGACGCTCACCGAGTGGCTCGATGCTACCGGCGGCGACAATAAACAAGCCAATATCTCGGCCGAAGAAGCGCGGAACATTCTGCAAAAACTGTCGCTCAAATCGTATGAGGGTGGCTACAAGATCATGCTCATCTGGCTCCCCGAACTGATGAACGTGACCTCGGCCAACGCGCTGCTGAAGGTGCTGGAAGAGCCACCCGAGCGCACCCTCTTTCTGCTCGTCACCAATCAGCCCGACAAGCTGCTGATTACAATTCTATCACGTACCCAACGCGTGGCGGTTGGGAATTTTTCGGATACGGAAGTAGCCACGTACCTGCGGCAGACGCTCAATTTCGACGAAACCCGCGCCCGCCGCGTGGCGTATCTGGTCGATGGTGATCTGGCCGAAGCGATGCGTATGGCGCAGACCAAAACCGATGAAGGAGCTACCAACACGCAGCACACCTGGTTTGCCGACTGGATGCGCGCCTGCTACCGGCAAGACCTGACGTACCTGGTGAAACAGGCCGATGAGTTCGACAAACTACCCAAAGAGCGCCAGAAAGGCCTGTTTGATTACAGTCTTCGCCTGTGCCGCGACCTGTTTCTATGGCAGCAGGGAGCCGAGCAATTGCTGCGCCTGCCCGACGATGAACTCAACTTCGTACGTAATTTCGGGAAGGTGCTGCGGCCCGATCTGATCGAGCGGATGGTGGGCGATATCAACGAGGCCGCTTACCACCTCGAACGAAACGCCCGCGCCAAAATGATCTTACTCGATATGTCGCTGACCTTCACGAGGTTGATTAAGTAA
- a CDS encoding putative sugar nucleotidyl transferase produces the protein MQYILFDEPGIRTAMLPFTFTRPVAHIRIGIWTITEKWQNWLGSPVSHLTEAYLQTKFPQQTADDNVYINGAICPTDALVTAIQQLANGEALLLADQTLVAVRTQQRLGAAPTAAGYVALTTTESPTVLRQLPDIFLQNGDQIRADFAKITAGRTSAPLTDPYTRVYGAENLFIEEGATIRAAVLNAEAGPIYIGRNATISEGTIMIGPFALCDNATVNWGGKMRNNTTVGPYCKVGGEVGNSVFFGYSNKGHDGFLGNSVVGEWCNLGANVNNSNLKNDYTNVKLHSYATGQLEDTGRLFCGLMMGDYTKAGISTMFNTGTVVGVNVNVFGAGFQPKHVPSFSWGGAAEGFSQYRLDKALQVVRETVSRRNMAFTEADEAILREIYSMHAK, from the coding sequence ATGCAATACATTCTCTTTGATGAGCCGGGCATTCGGACGGCAATGCTGCCGTTCACCTTTACCCGGCCCGTTGCCCATATCCGTATCGGCATCTGGACAATTACCGAAAAGTGGCAGAACTGGCTGGGAAGTCCCGTTTCGCACCTGACGGAAGCGTATCTGCAAACCAAATTTCCGCAACAGACTGCCGACGATAACGTCTATATCAACGGCGCCATTTGCCCGACCGACGCGCTAGTAACGGCCATTCAGCAGCTTGCCAATGGAGAGGCGCTACTGCTCGCCGATCAGACGCTGGTGGCGGTACGTACCCAACAACGACTCGGCGCGGCCCCCACGGCGGCTGGGTACGTTGCGCTAACGACGACCGAATCCCCAACGGTACTACGGCAACTGCCCGATATTTTTCTACAAAACGGCGATCAGATCCGGGCCGACTTTGCCAAGATCACAGCCGGCCGCACCTCAGCCCCGCTGACCGACCCGTATACCCGCGTCTACGGAGCCGAGAATCTGTTTATTGAAGAAGGAGCCACCATCCGCGCCGCCGTGCTCAATGCCGAAGCTGGGCCCATCTACATCGGTCGTAATGCCACCATTAGTGAAGGCACGATCATGATTGGCCCCTTTGCCCTGTGCGATAACGCCACGGTCAATTGGGGCGGCAAAATGCGCAACAACACCACCGTCGGACCCTATTGCAAGGTGGGCGGCGAGGTCGGCAACTCTGTCTTTTTTGGCTACAGCAACAAAGGCCACGACGGGTTCCTGGGCAATTCGGTGGTGGGCGAGTGGTGCAACCTGGGCGCCAACGTCAACAACTCGAACCTGAAAAATGACTATACCAACGTGAAGCTGCACAGCTACGCCACCGGGCAGCTAGAAGATACGGGGCGGCTGTTCTGCGGGCTAATGATGGGCGACTACACCAAAGCAGGCATCAGCACTATGTTCAATACGGGCACGGTGGTGGGCGTCAACGTCAACGTGTTTGGCGCAGGTTTCCAGCCGAAACATGTGCCGTCGTTTTCGTGGGGCGGGGCCGCCGAAGGCTTTTCCCAGTACCGGCTCGACAAGGCGTTGCAGGTCGTCCGCGAGACCGTAAGCCGCCGTAATATGGCCTTCACAGAAGCCGACGAGGCCATCTTGCGGGAAATTTATTCAATGCACGCTAAGTAA
- a CDS encoding TIGR01777 family oxidoreductase, with amino-acid sequence MNTVLITGGTGTIGRRLTQLLLQQGCTVTHLSRSPKASSDGVQTYQWNVDTSELDPRAIETADHIVHLAGAGVADGRWTDARKKEILESRTQSTALLAEALRSTNHHVKSFISSSAIGYYGSDTGDRPLRENSPAGSDFLAQVTRAWERSVDPIADLGIRTVRIRTGVVLAKEGGALPKLAQPIRLGVGAPIGSGDQYISWIHLDDICQLYIEAIRNEQWNGVYNGVAPGPVTNADLTSRIADVLEKPQILPNIPAFAIKLLFGEMAITVLGGSYVLNKRVADETDFHYKFPDLRKALEDLLR; translated from the coding sequence ATGAACACCGTTCTCATCACGGGCGGCACCGGCACCATTGGCCGGCGACTCACCCAACTTCTTTTGCAACAGGGCTGCACGGTAACCCATCTGAGCCGCAGCCCGAAAGCCAGCAGCGATGGCGTACAGACCTACCAATGGAACGTCGACACCTCCGAGCTGGACCCGCGCGCCATTGAAACGGCCGACCATATCGTGCATCTGGCCGGTGCCGGTGTGGCTGATGGCCGGTGGACCGACGCCCGCAAAAAAGAAATTCTGGAAAGCCGCACCCAGTCGACGGCCTTGTTGGCCGAAGCTCTGCGGAGCACGAATCACCACGTCAAAAGCTTTATTTCATCGTCGGCTATTGGGTATTACGGCAGCGATACCGGCGACCGTCCCCTGCGTGAAAACAGCCCGGCCGGAAGCGATTTTCTGGCGCAGGTCACGCGGGCCTGGGAGCGTTCAGTAGACCCCATTGCCGATCTGGGCATTCGTACCGTGCGGATTCGGACGGGCGTCGTGCTGGCCAAAGAGGGGGGTGCGTTGCCTAAACTGGCCCAGCCCATTCGTCTTGGTGTGGGCGCTCCTATTGGCTCCGGCGATCAATATATCTCCTGGATTCACCTCGACGACATCTGCCAGCTCTACATCGAAGCGATTCGGAATGAGCAGTGGAACGGCGTCTACAATGGTGTCGCGCCCGGCCCTGTCACCAATGCCGACCTGACGAGCCGCATTGCCGATGTCCTCGAAAAGCCCCAGATTCTACCCAATATTCCGGCGTTTGCCATCAAGCTGCTGTTTGGCGAAATGGCCATAACCGTGCTGGGCGGTAGCTATGTGCTCAACAAACGAGTCGCCGACGAAACGGATTTCCATTACAAATTCCCCGATCTGCGAAAAGCGCTGGAAGATTTGTTGAGATAA